Proteins from a single region of Halalkalicoccus subterraneus:
- the trmY gene encoding tRNA (pseudouridine(54)-N(1))-methyltransferase TrmY, with amino-acid sequence MRQFIVSGHDVPTTPDFSLDDLAGAAGRLDVLCRCVSSAFFLSHAIREDVRTHLVLADEFTLRFEGSELRRLNPDERSTAALVRKALEEREEAIGHMEVETSPGVYLSRRGFEPILKKAAEDRTVVQLHEGGDPVVDVEPPEDPVFVLSDHHDFAEREVDLLDECADERVRLGPRAIHANHAITVAHNWLDTGGYSRY; translated from the coding sequence ATGCGCCAGTTCATCGTTTCCGGCCACGACGTTCCGACCACCCCCGATTTCTCGCTCGACGACCTCGCCGGCGCTGCGGGTCGCCTCGACGTGCTCTGTCGGTGCGTCTCCTCGGCCTTCTTCCTCTCGCATGCGATCCGTGAGGACGTCCGGACCCATCTGGTGCTCGCCGACGAGTTCACGCTCCGCTTCGAGGGAAGCGAGCTTCGACGGCTGAACCCCGACGAGCGATCCACGGCGGCGCTGGTCCGAAAGGCCCTTGAGGAACGCGAGGAGGCCATCGGCCACATGGAGGTCGAGACCTCCCCTGGGGTGTACCTCTCGCGGCGCGGGTTCGAGCCGATTCTCAAGAAAGCCGCCGAGGACAGGACGGTGGTACAACTCCACGAGGGCGGCGATCCCGTCGTGGACGTTGAACCGCCCGAGGACCCCGTGTTCGTCCTCTCGGATCATCACGATTTCGCGGAGCGCGAGGTCGATCTGCTCGACGAGTGCGCCGACGAGCGGGTTCGCCTGGGACCCCGAGCCATCCACGCGAACCACGCGATCACGGTGGCACACAACTGGCTGGACACCGGGGGCTACAGCCGGTACTGA